In one Lolium rigidum isolate FL_2022 chromosome 3, APGP_CSIRO_Lrig_0.1, whole genome shotgun sequence genomic region, the following are encoded:
- the LOC124699301 gene encoding uncharacterized protein LOC124699301, with amino-acid sequence MATVTQGVLLRLLQAMHTDERVTGEHRSPALQVTAVVPALTASTADSLLCPSNGFLLQLSDGLHSTYVQPSAPDADALLSARPHVVGHLVHLDRLRFASPVPRAVGLRLVPSSRALPCAGCPEPLVVRAAPCARGYIIRPESSSDAAPPLMPSASRAAPPSDAAANRTVLAPKNFPETGAASSVKRRFSSPAPSKQRDPSPAAKGASRAASPAIKAASRASSPAVRATSRSSSPAPSKCVVPSLVAAKEENRRAAKEPAIIVPSRYRQPSPAGGRRGAASPAGGGRRGSLSPSSRRLSGEGGSKKKVLVSGISKMTDLSGGSAMKPGRKSWDESAMAVAAAAVGSVKKSKAKFDRDTILRTREAMSGRLSDATTELSSNDDSSVDERPKPRRKAESTAIKTKTAAPKIILHDAKWTDGSISLGAVSDKLSKIGKEATERRDAAAAAAADALQEALITESVIRNLSKFSELCSLSKTSNPLPTVDCFLAVYEDTLKWKRIAESVATNKADEAAMWEKSTTHWVEAALATELEVLKLVNSATGSIYQKKSNTEKPKAPPSVIEPPRASLSSKRPSAKFVQHRVSPPLPAAAASWSKTPGMNETVELVSTLWSEMHVWFLRFVNEAMDVGFHLFEDQNVAARGKQSGHITLVLSQFKRISDWLDGVGKVAEEEATREGVERLKRKIYQFVISRMGSAFESSVSVSAKS; translated from the exons ATGGCGACGGTGACGCAGGGGGTGCTGCTGCGGCTGCTGCAGGCGATGCACACGGACGAGCGGGTCACCGGGGAGCACCGCTCGCCGGCGCTCCAGGTCACCGCCGTCGTGCCCGCGCTCACCGCCTCCACCGCCGACTCCCTGCTCTGCCCCTCCAACGGCTTCCTCCTCCAGCTCTCCGACGGCCTCCACTCCACCTACGTCCAGCCCTCCGCGCCCGACGCAGACGCGCTCCTCTCCGCGCGCCCCCACGTCGTCGGCCACCTCGTCCACCTCGACCGCCTCCGCTTCGCCAGCCCCGTCCCGCGCGCCGTCGGCCTCCGCCTCGTCCCCTCCTCCCGCGCCCTCCCCTGCGCCGGCTGCCCCGAGCCGCTCGTCGTCCGCGCCGCCCCGTGCGCCCGGGGCTACATCATCAGGCCGGAATCCTCCTccgacgccgcgccgccgctcatgCCCTCCGCctcgcgcgccgcgccgccctccgATGCTGCCGCCAACAGAACAGTCCTTGCTCCCAAAAACTTCCCCGAAACCGGCGCCGCTTCATCcgtgaagcgccggttctcgtcccCGGCTCCATCCAAGCAGCGAGATCCGTCGCCTGCGGCCAAAGGAGCGTCGCGGGCGGCATCGCCCGCCATCAAGGCCGCCTCAAGAGCATCTTCGCCTGCGGTGAGAGCCACGTCCaggtcctcctcgccggcgccgtcCAAGTGCGTGGTGCCCAGCCTCGTCGCCGCCAAGGAGGAGAACCGCAGGGCGGCGAAGGAGCCGGCGATCATCGTGCCTTCTAGGTACAGGCAGCCTTCGCCGGCGGGAGGGAGAAGGGGAGCGGCGTCTCCCGCAGGCGGTGGGAGGCGGGGCTCCCTCTCACCGAGCTCGCGGCGGCTCTCGGGGGAAGGGGGCAGCAAGAAGAAGGTGCTGGTGTCGGGCATCTCGAAGATGACGGATCTGTCAGGCGGGTCGGCTATGAAGCCTGGGAGGAAGAGCTGGGACGAGTCGGCAATGGCTGTCGCAGCTGCGGCCGTGGGCTCCGTCAAGAAATCCAAGGCCAAGTTCGACAGAGATACCATTCTCAGGACTCGG GAAGCAATGTCTGGGCGACTTAGTGATGCTACAACAGAGCTATCCAGCAATGATGATTCATCTGTTGATGAGAGGCCAAAGCCACGAAGGAAGGCAGAGTCTACTGCAATCAAGACAAAAACCGCGGCCCCGAAAATCATACTTCATGATGCTAAATGGACTGATGGTAGCATTTCACTGGGTGCAGTTTCTGATAAGCTTTCAAAGATTGGGAAG GAAGCTACTGAAAGGAGAGATGCGGCAGCAGCTGCTGCAGCTGACGCTCTGCAGGAGGCACTAATCACTGAATCTGTTATCAGGAACCTGAG CAAGTTTTCTGAACTTTGTTCGCTATCGAAGACCTCCAACCCCCTCCCGACAGTCGACTGTTTCCTTGCTGTCTACGAGGACACTCTCAAGTGGAAGAGAATCGCGGAGTCCGTTGCCACCAACAAAGCAGACGAAGCTGCCATGTGGGAGAAGTCAACCACTCACTGGGTCGAAGCAGCACTAGCAACTGAGCTGGAGGTCCTCAAGCTAGTCAACAGTGCCACCGGATCAATCTACCAGAAGAAGAGCAACACCGAGAAGCCCAAGGCTCCTCCTTCAGTGATCGAACCACCAAGAGCAAGCCTGTCATCGAAGAGGCCGTCCGCAAAGTTCGTCCAGCACAGGGTGTCCCCACCTctccctgctgctgctgcatcatgGAGCAAGACCCCGGGCATGAACGAGACCGTCGAGCTCGTCAGCACGCTGTGGAGCGAGATGCACGTGTGGTTCCTGAGGTTCGTGAATGAGGCCATGGACGTGGGCTTCCATCTGTTCGAGGACCAGAACGTGGCGGCCAGGGGCAAGCAGAGCGGCCACATCACGCTGGTCCTCTCGCAGTTCAAGAGGATCAGCGACTGGCTAGACGGCGTCGGCAaggtcgccgaggaggaggccaccaGGGAGGGCGTCGAGCGGCTGAAGCGCAAGATCTACCAGTTCGTCATCAGCCGCATGGGCTCTGCTTTCGAGAGCTCGGTCTCGGTTTCGGCCAAGAGTTGA
- the LOC124699302 gene encoding cyclin-dependent kinase B1-1 isoform X1, whose translation MEKYEKLEKVGEGTYGKVYKAQDKATGQLVALKKTRLEMDEEGIPPTALREISLLRLLSSSMYVVRLLAVEQATKGGQAGGKAVLYLVFEFLDTDLKKFVDAYRRGPAPKPLPTEVVKSFLYQLCKGIAHCHGHGVLHRDLKPQNILVDKEKMILKIADLGLSRAFTVPMKSYTHEIVTLWYRAPEVLLGATHYSTGVDIWSIGCIFAEMVRRQALFPGDSELQQLLHIFRLLGTPTEENWPGVTHLRDWHEYPGWKSQNLTRVVPTLEPEGVDLLTKMLQFDPASRISAKAAMEHPYFDSLDKSQF comes from the exons ATGGAGAAGTACGAGAAGCTGGAGAAGGTCGGGGAGGGCACCTACGGGAAGGTGTACAAGGCGCAGGACAAGGCGACGGGGCAGCTGGTGGCGCTCAAGAAGACCCGCCTGGAGATGGACGAGGAAGGGATCCCGCCCACCGCGCTCCGCgagatctccctcctccgcctcctctccaGCTCCATGTACGTCGtccgcctcctcgccgtcgaGCAGGCTACCAAGGGCGGCCAAGCCGGGGGCAAGGCCGTGCTCTACCTCGTCTTCGAGTTCCTGGACACCGACCTCAAGAAGTTCGTCGACGCCTACCGCCGCGGGCCCGCCCCCAAGCCGCTCCCCACGGAGGTCGTCAAG AGTTTCCTGTACCAGTTATGCAAAGGAATTGCACACTGCCATGGGCATGGTGTCCTTCATCG GGATTTAAAGCCACAGAATATATTGGTTGACAAGGAGAAGATGATTCTGAAAATTGCAGATCTTGGGTTAAGTAGAGCTTTTACTGTTCCTATGAAAAGCTACACCCATGAG ATTGTGACACTTTGGTATAGAGCTCCCGAAGTATTGCTTGGAGCTACACATTACTCAACGGGTGTTGATATTTGGTCAATTGGATGCATCTTTG CTGAGATGGTCAGAAGACAGGCTCTTTTCCCTGGTGACTCTGAGTTACAACAGCTGCTTCACATTTTCAG GCTGTTGGGAACTCCTACTGAGGAGAATTGGCCTGGAGTGACTCATCTGAGGGACTGGCATGAGTATCCTGGGTGGAAATCACAGAATTTGACTCGTGTAGTCCCGACACTGGAACCGGAAGGGGTCGACCTGCTAACG